The Syntrophobacterales bacterium nucleotide sequence ATCAGCGAAGGGGCTTCTACCATAACACAGCAGTTGGCGCGCAATCTCTATCTCAGCCAGCAGAAGACCTACAAGAGAAAGATTGAGGAGGCAGTCCTCGCAATACAGATCGAAAGGACTTACTCGAAAGACGAGATACTCAACATGTATCTCAATCTCATTTATTTAGGCGAAGGCGCCCATGGAGTCGAGGCGGCAAGCTACACTTACTTCCACAAGAAAGCAAAAGAACTGACCTTGGAGGAATGCGCAACCCTCGCAGCCCTCACGAAATCGCCTTCAAGGCTTTCCCCTTTCAAAAATATGACAAGAGCCCTTGAGAGGAGAAACATCGTCCTCCAGAAGATGGCCGCCGCGGGGTTTATTCCGAAGAGCATTTACGCTAGAGCAGTGAAAACACCAATAACCCTGGCCCCCTTCAGGGCTTATGAAAAAAAGACCGGCTATTTCATAGAATACGTGAAGCAGACCCTTGAAGAGGTAGTTACCGAGCCGTTACAGATATACACAACAGGACTCAACGTAAAGACGGCGGTAAATCTCAACATGACCAACATCGCCTATGAAGCCATACAGAAAGGCGTCGAGGCCTACAAAAAGAGGAACCCGAACGTATCCTCGACTCCCGAGGTAGCCCTTATCGCGATCGAGGTGAAAACCGGCGACCTGAAGGTCCTGATCGGCGGAAAGGACTTCCTGAGCTCTCCTTTCAACAGGGCGGTTCAGGCCAAGAGGCAGCCCGGGTCCTCCTTCAAGCCGATTATATATCTCGCTGCCCTGGAGAGGGGGTTTAAGGCCGACACCATGCTCTTAGACGCACCCATCTCATTCACTAACCCGTACACCCACAAGGTCTGGAGTCCTAAAAACTACAGGCACGAGTATATGGGGAGTGTGACGATGCGGAAAGCCCTTGAGAACTCGCTCAACACCGCCACCGTGCGGCTTCTCGAAAGGACGGGCATTGATCACGTAGTAGACCTCGCAAAGAGGCTCCATATCGATGCAAATTTCCAGTCGAACCTGTCGCTTGCCCTCGGTACCACGGAGGTTGCCCCTCTTGATCTTGCCAACGCATACGCCGTGTTTGCCAGAGGAGGGATCTACATGCGGCCTCTGGCCGTGAAAAACGTGACCACCACTGAAGGCGAGGAAAAGTATTCTGAGGAAATCCACGGCGAAACGATCATCTCTCCGGAAGTCGCAATGACCCTGGTGGACATTATGAAAGGCGTCATAAAAAAAGGCACAGGCCGCGCCGCCGCGGGAATGCCTTACTCTCTCGCAGGCAAAACAGGAACGACCGACGAGTTCAGAGACGCCTGGTTCATCGGGTTCTCCCCCAACCTGCTATGTGCGGTCTGGATCGGTTTCGACAAGAAGACTTACCTGGGAAACAGGGAATCCGGCGCTACCGCCGCCCTTCCAATATGGATAGATTTCATGTCAAAGGCCCTTACCTCGTACCCTAATGAGGATTTCACGTTTCAGGCAGAGGAACAAAGGGCAGGAGCAAACGCAGGACTACCCTGATCATTTGGGGTTACCCATGGTATGTATTTTACACATTTGTTGACAAATAGCCTGTATTTCATTATACATATTCAGGATGGAGGTCAGCCATGCTTACTAAGAGATTAAAAAGATCCAACCAAAGAGGTTTTACGCTCGTTGAGCTCCTTGTCGTTATGGTAATCATCGGCCTGCTTGCCGCCCTCGTAGGTCCTAAGCTTTTCCCGAAGCTGGGAAAAGGCAAGCAGTCGGCAGCAAAGGCTCAAATTGAGCTGCTAAGCCAGGCATTGGATCAGTTCCGCCTTGATGTGGGACGATACCCGACAACCCAGGAAGGTCTCGCCGCCCTGATCACCAATCCAGGAGGGGTGGATAATTGGGACGGGTCTTACCTCAAAAAAGCCTTACCGAACGATCCTTGGGGGAAACCATACGGGTATCAGTGCCCGGGAACACACGGGGAGTTTGATATATACTCCTACGGGAGGGACGGCGCACCCGGAGGGGAAGGCGAAGATAAAGACGTAGCCAGTTGGGAATGATGATAGAACGGATGGGCAAAACGTTGCGGCCCGATTATGGGAGATCATTTAAAACCGATATTCAGGATTATTCCCGGTCAGCACAGGCCGCCGATAGAGCGGCGCCTACTATGACACGCAGCGGTTTCTGTCCTGCATATAATAAAATACTCACTTGGATTGACATACCCGGCCAGATGTATTATTTTAACATTTTATAGGGGGTCAACCTGGACAAAGGACGTATACAACATATAATGGGCTTGCACGGTCTATATGAAAGTCGTCTCACCAACCTGCGTGGTTTCATCCTTGTCGGGGCTTTCCCTGTCCTTCTTACCATTTTTGGCGCGGCGACACCGGCGAGCGCCGGTCAGGACCGTCTTTCTTTAGAAAACAGCTCGCCCCTTATACTGCTTGCGCAAGCGGAAACTATTCCTTCCTCTGGGGTTGCAACTCCACAGGGGGAACCACAGCGCGGCCAGGGAGCGGTGCAAATGAACGCTCAGGTTCCAGCGTCAGCACAGCCTGCTCTGGGAACGCCTACTCCACAGGCGATGAAACCCGAACCTGCTCAGGTTCCTCAGACCGTAAATATTCCGCCATCACCGCCATATCCTCAGGCACAGCAGGTCAAACAGCCAATACCGCAGACAGGTCCTTCAACCATCCCACCCGCCAGTCCTTTCAGGCCCGCCTACCCAATACAAAATGGAGGACCGCAAAAAGCCGAGCAATCTCGAACGACACAGATGCCGTCACAGACATTCCCGGCCAGGATGCCTGGAGGGATGTCTGGAGGCGTCAGAAGACAAGGTCCTGCCGGCATTGCGGCACCTGGGGGCATGATAAGCCTAAACTTTGATGATGCAGACGTTTTTTCGGTTATTCAGACCGTGTTCGGCGATATATTAAAGGTCAACTACGTGGTCGATTCACGCGTCAAGGGCCGCGTCACTTTCAGGTCAGTGGCCCCCGTCCCGAAGGACCAGGTACTCCCCGTCATGGAAGTGATCCTCCGGCTCAACGCCATTGGAATTGTGGAAGACAGCGGCATTTATAGAATGGTTCCTCTCTCCGATGTATCGAGGGAACCCTCTTCCGTTTATTCAGGAAGAGATGCAGACCAGATCCCCGTTACCGGTAAGTCGATCATCCAGATAATACCCATTACGCACCTTCAGTCAACTGAGGTGTCAAAGCTCGTCGCGCCCTTCCTGTCTGCCAACGCGGTGATGCTTGATATACCAAAGAGCAATCAGATCATAGTGGTCGATACGGATGCGAGCGTGCGCAGAGCGCTCCAGATCATCAATGCCTTCGACAATGAAGTGCAGAAAAAGAAAAGAGCCACCGTATTCGTCTATCACGTTCAGAACGGGAAGGCAAAGGACATTGCCAACCTCCTGAACCAGATTTATCTTGGAGCAAGACCGGGGATTACCTCTGGGAGCACCACTACAGGTTCTATGGCCCCGGCAACGACGAGTACGACCGGTTCCGGGACAAGACCCGCCGGCACCACGCCTGCCACCGGAGCAACCGGAGCAACAACAACAAGTACAAGTACCCTTCCCACTCCCTCCATCGCACAGCCGTCCATGGCGCCTCTCGGAGCGGTAACCGAAACTCTCGTCTCACCCATCACGAGAATATTCGCGGACGAAACTATAAATTCCGTGATAGTCCTCGCTACCCCGGAAGATTATGAGACTATAAAAGAGAGTATCACCAAGATTGATATTACCCCAAGGCAGGTGGTAATTGAGGGGATGATCGCGCAAGTTATTATGAAGGATGAGCTGAACTTGGGCCTTGCCTATTCATTGAATCTGCAGATCAATTCGGGGAATCTCAACCTTGGCGGCCCAATGACCCTTAACAGCGCACAACTCCTGTCTTCTAAAAATTCGGACGGTGAGATTATCAAGCCGGGGGATTCGAACTCAGGTTTCACTTTTGTGGGCACGGACGACAAAGGCATTGTGAGGGCTTACCTCAACGCCCTGGCCACGGACTCCAAGGCAAAGCTGCTCGCATCCCCCCACATACTCGTTTCCGACAACCGGGAAGCGCGTATTCAGGTGGGTAAGCAGGTCCCCGTCATCACGGGGGAGACTTACGGTTCCACGATGGTCTCGTCCCAAAGGACTATCCAGTATAAGGACATCGGTATCATCTTAAAGGTAAAACCACAGATCAACGCAAGCGGTCTGGTAGCTATGGAAGTGTCTCAAGAGGTTTCGACTTTCGAGACGCTCGCCCTTTATGCCAATGAGACCCAGATCATTATCAACAAGACGGAGGCGGTTTCAAACTTGGTGGTCCAGGACGGTCAGACCATAATCATAGGCGGCCTCATCCAGGAAAATAATACGAGAGATGGACTCGGCATCCCTTTTCTTAAAAACATACCGATTCTTGGGTATCTGTTCGGCAACAAGCACAGGATGGCGGATCGGACGGAGCTTATTATCCTCCTTACCCCGCGCGTGGTCAGAGATCAGAGGGAAGCAAGAGGCGTCACGAATGATTATATCGATAATATAACAGGCACATCGGTAAAGGGTGGACTGCATAAAGAAGAGATGCTTAAGGGCGGCGTCCAACTCAGGAGTGGGCTTGGAGATGCGGTAGCAACGGAAATGCCCTACCAGACTGACTTATTCATACCCGATGTATTCATACCTCTCAACGAACCGGAGAGGACCGGGGAAAACGAAACGCCTCGGATGCCGGAAAGTGCTCCCGAAGCGCAAACACCGGCTCCGCCGCCTCAGGCTCCCAATCCCTGAAAACAGGCGAGGTTATAAGGTCATGAGTGATGGAAACGTACCACTCATTGCTGTCTCACCTGTTTTTCTGTCCCATATCGTTCACGGTCGTTTTCTCTAACCTTTTCTGGTCTTTTTTCTTTTTGCAAGTGCATCGGTTTTCCGCAGAGCGAGGAGATTCATTCACCGTGGCGGTGCGACCTATCGGCCTTGGCCCTTCAATCAAGCCTGATATGTATAGTCATGGCACATGACAATCACATCAATATAAGGGAGTGCAAACTAAAAAGATAAGTTACAATGATCAATACCCGCCAAAGGATGGTGCGGAGTATGGCGAGTCAGGACCGCACTTGAAGAATACCAGCCAGATTTGCAGGCGTCCATGGAAGCGATAGGCGATAATGACAGGAGCTGCACTATAAGAGATTGGCAGTTTTGAAAAACAAAGCTGCCCCGCCGCTATAAGAAAATAGACCTCCAAGAGACATATATCTATCTAAACGGCAGACAGGTTTTCCTGCGGAGAGTCGCTATTCGGAAAGCGCCGGGCGTCACGGGTAAAAAAGACGAAACGTTTTTAAAGCCTGCATTCCTGTGTACCAAATGATGAAACTGACATAGATCAATATCTATATCGCGGATATGACAGGGCCAAGAAGGGACCCAAGCGCAACTAAAAAAGAGGGAGGCTTTGGGCCTCCCTCTAAACAAAACACACAACACACAACAACAACAAAAGGATGTTTTTATTTTATACAGACGCTTTGCGTCTTGTCAAGTAAAAAACAGGGGCGGACAAAAATTCCGCCTTCTCTTGTAAGCTCTCCTTAAGACTCTCGGAGTGACCAGCGACGCGGGTATCACAAATAGAAACTTGCTCCATTGCAGCATGATGGAACTTTGAGGCAATACCGCTCCTCCTGCCCCCGAATCACCCCTCATTATGATTGATAACGCCACTTGTGCGGAAAAGGCACGGCGCATAGCGCCCTCCTATCGCCCTATTCTCCACAGCTCTCAATCATATTGAACATTTCTGGAATTGGTTGAAATGACAATTGCGAAAATGTCTGCCCTTTAATCTCTGCTGGTCTAATTCCCCGCCCTTTAAAGCGCACGCGCTTACCTAATAGTCAGTCGTAAAAACCCCGGGATACCCCGCCGCTTGGGGGCGGGGAGGTTCATTTCATCTTTCGATATCACTTTATCTGAATGTTTTTAAATATAGGAATTATAATCGTTATGAACATAATCACATGAATCCGCTTGGAAAAACTGCCGTGATTACATCCCAGGCCTTTTTAATTGAGTTCTTAAGGGCACTGAAAAACTGAGCAAAGACATCCTGTTTCTTGAAGGAACCAATGATTAGCAAATTCAATGCGCTTGTATATGGCAGGGAAACGTTAATATAAGACGCATAAAAATAATCACAGCGCCAAGACATATCCATCTGCGGATATGTCTCGTGTCATCATTTGACCGGCTGCCGCGTTAGAAAAATATCACCATGAAGAGGCTTGTCAAATTTTAACATCATGATTTTTGATCCTCGGCGGGCGGTTTGGAGACAAGGCCCTTACCCTTCTTCTCTTTCTTTCTCTCAAGGGCCGCCGAAATTTCAGCAAGCCTCTTCATTACAAGGTTATTGATCGTTCCTTCGGGATACGTACCGTCTTCCCTCAATTCCCCCGCAGACATGCCGGTCAGTATCTCCAGACCTTCTTCCATCTCATCAATGGCATATACGGAGAACCGTCCGGTTTCTACCGCCTC carries:
- a CDS encoding PBP1A family penicillin-binding protein yields the protein MYARAIKLAILFLLLPAMFGAGFGYALVNYLEIPDVKQLESYKPKSATRLYADDGTLFAELFVEKRIPIPITDMPYNLKYAFVAIEDVRFYSHFGVDVKGIGRAAFKNIVKGGISEGASTITQQLARNLYLSQQKTYKRKIEEAVLAIQIERTYSKDEILNMYLNLIYLGEGAHGVEAASYTYFHKKAKELTLEECATLAALTKSPSRLSPFKNMTRALERRNIVLQKMAAAGFIPKSIYARAVKTPITLAPFRAYEKKTGYFIEYVKQTLEEVVTEPLQIYTTGLNVKTAVNLNMTNIAYEAIQKGVEAYKKRNPNVSSTPEVALIAIEVKTGDLKVLIGGKDFLSSPFNRAVQAKRQPGSSFKPIIYLAALERGFKADTMLLDAPISFTNPYTHKVWSPKNYRHEYMGSVTMRKALENSLNTATVRLLERTGIDHVVDLAKRLHIDANFQSNLSLALGTTEVAPLDLANAYAVFARGGIYMRPLAVKNVTTTEGEEKYSEEIHGETIISPEVAMTLVDIMKGVIKKGTGRAAAGMPYSLAGKTGTTDEFRDAWFIGFSPNLLCAVWIGFDKKTYLGNRESGATAALPIWIDFMSKALTSYPNEDFTFQAEEQRAGANAGLP
- the gspG gene encoding type II secretion system major pseudopilin GspG, with product MLTKRLKRSNQRGFTLVELLVVMVIIGLLAALVGPKLFPKLGKGKQSAAKAQIELLSQALDQFRLDVGRYPTTQEGLAALITNPGGVDNWDGSYLKKALPNDPWGKPYGYQCPGTHGEFDIYSYGRDGAPGGEGEDKDVASWE